Sequence from the Syntrophaceae bacterium genome:
GAATGGGCATCTGCGGGCGGGAGGTCTGCTGCGCGGGATTCCTTTCCAATCTGGATCGGGTTACCGTCAAGATGGCCAAGGAGCAGGGCATGTCGCTCAACCCGGAAAAGATCTCCGGGCTTTGCGGGCGGCTCATGTGCTGCCTGGCTTATGAATACGACAGCTATGCGGAGAGAAAGAAAAAACTGCCCAAGTGCGGCAAGATCGTCCAGACCGAAGGGGGCCCCGGCAAGGTCGTCCGGCAGAACGTTCTCAAGGGGGACGTCATGGTCCAGCTGGAAGACGGGAAGGAAGTGACCCTGAGCATCAAGGACAACGATTAGCGGACTGCCGGAAAAGCCCGCCCAACGACGTTTCGAGCAACCTGTCAGAGGAATCGCACATGGAAAAGGCCTATTACATCACCACGCCCATTTATTACGTCAATGCCTCACCCCACATCGGCCACGCCTACACCACCATTGTCGCCGATGTCATGGCCCGCTATTACCGAAACCTCGGCTACCGGACCTTTTTCCTCACCGGAACGGACGAACACGGGGACAAAATCGCCGAAGCCGCCGCCAAGGCCGGCATCAGCCCCCAGGAATTCACCGACCGGATCAGCGCCCAGTTCCGGGATCTCTGGCCCGAGCTCATGGTTACCAACGACTATTTCATCCGCACGACCGACAAGAACCACGTCCGGACCGTCCAGGCCCTCCTACAGAAAGTCTACGACCAGGGGGACATCTATTTCGGGCATTACGAGGGCTATTACTGCGTCGGCTGCGAGCGCTTCTACACGGAGAAGGAACTCGTCGACGGCAACTGCCCCGACCACCAGACCCCTCCCCTGCATCGCAAGGAAAGCAACTACTTCTTCAAGATGAGCGCCTACCAGGACTGGCTGATCCAGTACATCCAGGAGCACCCCGACTTCATCCGCCCTGAGCGGTACCGGAACGAAGTCCTGGCTTTCCTCCGGGAGCCCCTGGAGGACCTGTGCATCTCCCGGCCGAAGACCCGCCTGACCTGGGGCATCGACCTGCCTTTCGACGACAAGTATGTGACCTACGTCTGGTTCGACGCCCTGATCAACTACGTGACCGGCGTCGACTACCCCGACGGGGAGAATTTCCGGACCTTCTGGCCGGCGGCCCAGCATCTCATCGCCAAGGATATCCTCAAGCCCCACGGGATCTACTGGCCCACCATGCTGAAGGCCATGGGGATCGAGCCCTACCGGAACCTGAACGTCCACGGCTACTGGAACGTCGATCAGAGCAAGATGTCCAAGAGCTTGGGCAACGTGGTCAAGCCCCTGGACCTGAAGGACAAATACGGCCTGGACGCCTTCCGCTACTTCCTCCTTCGGGACATGGTCTTCGGACTCGATTCGAGCTTCAGCGAAGAGGCCTTCGTCCAGCGGGCCAACTCCGACCTGGCCAACGACCTGGGAAACCTGGTGAGCCGGTCGGTAACCATGGCCATCAAGTACGGAGCGGGAAAAGTCCCGGCCCCGACGGCCATCGTTCCGGAGGAAGACGGGATTCTGCAGGAGACCGCCGCCCGGACCCTTGCCGAGGTGGGGACCTGCTTCGGTGAACTGGCCCTTCACAAGGCCCTGATCGCCATCTGGGAACTCATCGGCGTCACGAACAAATACATCGTCGAACGGGAGCCCTGGAACCTCGCCAAGGATTCCAACCGGAAGGCCCGGTTGGAGACCATTCTGTACAACCTCCTGGAAACACTGCGGATCGTCGCCGTCCTGGTGATGCCGTTCATGCCCGGATCGGCGGAAAAGATTCTCCGGCAGATCGGCATCGTCGATCCGGCCCGGCAGACCATGGAAACCATCAGGACATGGGGCGGCCTGGCTCCCGGGCTGGCCCTAACGCGTGGTGAGTCGCTCTTCCCGCGCATCACTTACAGCAAGGAGGAACAGCCCGTGGAGACGAAAAAAGCCCCCCTGGCACCCATAAAGCCTGAAATTTCCTACGAGGATTTCGAGAAGGTCGACCTCCGGGCCGCGAAGATCCTGGAAGCGGAACCGGTTCCGAAGTCCAGCAAGCTCATCAAGCTGAAAATCGACATCGGCGAGGAGCGGACCATCGTCGCCGGCATCGCCAAGGACTACAAGGCGGAAGAGCTGGTGGGGAAAACGATTGTCGTCGTGGTCAACCTCAAGCCCACGAAGCTCATGGGCGTCGAGTCGCGGGGGATGCTCCTGGCGACGGACAGCGAAGAGGGCCTGACGCTGGTGAGCTTCGACCGGTCCGCCCTGACGGGAGGAAAGGTCCGGTAGGAAACGGCACCGGGGTCGCAGGTGGAAAGGTTCCAGGCTCGTCCCGCTTCAATCGATCTCCAGGAAATGGGCCTCGGCGATCCCGTCGAGAAGCTGGAAGGAGCGAATCCGGACGACCAGAACCCGGGCCTCCGGATTTTTCGCCAGATCCTCCAGGACGGGGTGCCGCTCGACAAGGCGGCGGCGAATGCCGGCCTCCCGTTCGGGTGAATCGGGAGAACGGAAGCAGCCGTTGATGGTAAGGGCCACTGGCCGGGGCCGGCCGGGCATCCGGGCGTCCTCCCGCGTGTCCACCAGCAGGCTGACGTTCGGATTCGCAAGCAGGTTCCGGTATTTTCTGGTCCCCATCAGGGTCAGCATCCAGACTTCCCGTCCGTCGTCGGAGACCGCGTAGGACATGAGCGAACAATGCGGAAGCCCTTCCGACTCCGTGGCCATGACGCACAGGTCCTTCCGTTTCAGCAGTTCCTTCATCCGCTCCAGCATGTCGCCTCCCGGACCGCTTCGTTTTGATTTCAAATGAAACAGAAATCCCCAAGAAAAGCAACCCATCCCGGACCGTCTCTGCAGATGGAGCGCCCCCGGCCCCGCAGGTCCGCCGGGCCGGACGAGCGTACGCCCCTGATCCGGCGGAAGCTTCTCCGGTGGTATCGGAAAAACCGTCGGGCTCTTCCCTGGCGGGAAACCCGGGATCCCTACGCCGTCTGGGTCTCGGAGATCATGCTCCAGCAGACCCGGGTGGAAACGGTCATCCCGTACTACAGGCGCTTCATGGAGCGTTTCCCCGACGCCGCATCCCTGGCGGACGCCTCGCCCGATGAAGTCCTGAAGGTCTGGGAAAACCTGGGCTATTATTCCCGGGCCCGGAACCTCCACGAAGCGGCGAAGATCGTGGCGGCCCGGCACGGCGGCCTGCTTCCGGAGCCGCAGGAGGACCTGGCGGGCCTGCCGGGAATCGGCGAATACACGGCAGGCGCCATCGGGAGCATCGCCTTCGGCCTCCCCGTCCCGGCGGTGGACGGCAACGTCCGCCGTGTCCTGGCAAGGGTATACGCCATCGGGGAGCCCGTCGCTACCGGCACCGGGAAATCGAGGATCCGGGCGCTCGCGGCGGGACTCGTCTCCCCGGAGGATCCCGGGGCCTTCAACCAGGCCCTGATGGACCTGGGGTCCGGAATCTGCACCCCCGCCTTTCCCCGCTGTCCCGAATGCCCCCTGGCGGACGTCTGCGAAGCCTTCCGGCAGGGCCGCCAGGAAGCGCTGCCCGTGACGTCCCCGAAAAAGACCCTGCCCTGCGAATCCGCCGTCGCGGCCGTTCTCCGGGACCGGGACGGCCGCTTCCTGGTTGTCCGGCGGCCGCCACGTGGATTCCTGGGCGGGCTGTGGAAGTTCCCCGGCGGTTTCCTCCGGCCCGGCGAGGATCTCCGTGAGGGGCTCCGGCGAACCGTGCGGGAAGAGACGGGGATCCGGGTCAGCATCCTCGAGGAGCTGGTTTCGGTGAACACCGTCTATTCCCACTTCCGCCTCCTCCTGACGGCCTTCCACTGCCGGAAGCGGGGCGGCGGGAGCGCGCCTCCCGAAGGCCCCGGCCGGCAATGGGCCACCTTCGAGGAGATGAACGGTCTGGCCTTTTCCAAGGCAGACCGGCTGCTGTTCCCGGCCGTCCAGGTTCTCCGGCCGTCCCGCTGAAGGCATTCTTCCGGGCGCACCGGCGGTATAAAGCACGAAGATTCGATCGCCGCCGCCCGATCCCTTTACTTTTTCTGCCGGATTCATTATCTTGAAGCCAAGACTTTCTTTGCGAGGAGGGCATGTCCAAGGACAAGATCCCGGCGACTCCCGCGGTCCGTTTCCTCAGGGAACGGGGAATCGATTTCAAGCTTCGTCCCTACCGTTACGAGGAGCACGGCGGGACGCGCGTATCCGCCCGGGAGCTGGGCGTCAGCGAACACCAGATCATCAAGACGCTGGTCATGGAAGACGAGAGCGGCGCCCCGCTGATCATCCTGATGCACGGGGACCGGCAGGTTTCAACCAAGGCCTTCGCCAGGCAGCTGGGAGTCAAGAGCGTGTCACCCTGTGAACCGAAAACGGCGGAGCGGCACACCGGTTACAAGGTGGGGGGAACATCCCCCTTCGGAACCCGGAAACCACTGAAAATCTATCTCGAAGAGAGCATTGCCGGCCTGCCAAGGATCCTCATTAACGCGGGTGGCCGGGGCATCCTGGCGGAGATGTCGCCGGCCGATCTGATCCGAGTCCTCAACCCGGTCGCCGTGCAGGTCGCCATTGAATGAGGCGCGTCATGCCGAAGGAACGGAAGCAGCAGAAAGAGCAGATGATCGTCCGGTGCCTCCATTGCGGGGTCAAGAACCGCATCCCCCGGGTCCGCCTCCAGGACCGCCCCGCCTGCGGGAGCTGCCATGCCCCGCTGGATGAAATGATCATCCGGTGTCTCCACTGCGGCGCCAAGAACCGCATGCCGGAAAACCGGATTCACGACCGCCCCCTCTGCGGTGTCTGCAAGACCCCGCTGATCATATGCCACGCCCCCGCCTATCCCGTCGATGTGAACGACCAGAACTTCTCCCGTGAGGTCGTGGGTGAGGCCTGCTCCGTCCTGGTGGACTGCTGGGCCCCCTGGTGCGGCCCTTGCCGGACCATGGAACCCGTTATGGAAGATCTGGCCGTGAAGTACGGCGGCGCGGTGAAGATCGCCAAACTCAACGTCGACGAAAACCCTCTGACGGCCTCCCAGTACACCATCCGGAGCATCCCGACGCTCCTGTTCTTCCGGGGCGGGGTGGTGGTGCAGCGGCTGGTGGGCGCCCAGTCCAGGGAATCGGTTGAGGAACAGCTCCTGGCAACCATCAAGACGAACTGACGAAAACAGGTTCAACCAGACCGGCCGCCCGAGCCGATGAAGCCGACGCGCCGTCCCTCCGTCTCCTCCACCGACCAACGCTTCGCACCCCTGTACCTGCCGTTCAACGGATGCCTTCCAAAATGGACATCATTATGAAAAGACTGAAGGTTTTGGTCCTTGTGGTCATGGCCGCCCCGATTCTCACGGCCATGGGCTGCGCCCGGCTGAACTCCTTCCAGAGGGAGGGAGACATCCGCGCGGACGGCTTGAAGGCCCCCGTGGAGGTGGTCCGCGACGAAAAGGGGATGGCTTACCTCTATGCGGCCGACGACCACGATCTGCTCTGGGCGCAAGGTTTCGTGACGGCCCAGGACCGGCTTTTCCAGATGGAGCTGATCCGTCTCCTCGCCTCCGGCCGCATCTCCGAGCTGGCGGGTCCGGCAGGCCGGGAAGCGGATGTCCGCATGCGGACCATCGGCTTCCTCCGGCAGGGGAGGAAACATGCAGCCATCCTGAGCGGCGAGGCGAAGCGTTCCATGCAGGCTTATCTGGACGGCGTGAACGCCTTCATCGCGCGCCCACCGGACTGGCCGCTGGAATTCAAACTGGCGGGCATCCGGCCGACGCCCTGGGCCATCGAGGATTCCCTCGCCATCGCCTACTTCATGGGCTGGGGTTCGGCGGCGAATCTCAAGGATGAAATCATCGCCCAGACGCTGGTCGAAAAACTGGGGCCCGAGCGGGCGCGGGAGCTTTTTCCCCTGAATATCAATCCCGACGAGGCACGTGAATGCCCGGCGTCGGACAGGATCCGGCAGGGCTCCCTGCCGGCAAAACGCCATCTCGATCTTGCCTCAGACCGGACCCTGATGGCCTTGTCGGCGGATCAGACCGCGGGATGGCGCGTGGGAAGCAACAACTGGGCGACGGGAGCCGCCCTTTCCCCAAGCGGCAAGCCCATCGTCGCCAACGATCCGCACCTCGACGCCCGCCTGCTCCCGGGTCCCTGGTATCCCTGCGGCCTGATCCTTCCCTCCTCGAGGGCGGTGATCGCATCCATCCCGGGCGTGCCGGGCCTCAGCATCGGCCGGACCGACCGCATCGCCCTGGGGGTGACCAACTCCTACAGCGACGCCCAGGATCTCTACATCGAGACGGTTGATCCGGGCAACCCCGGTCGCTACCTCGAAGGCGGGAAGTCCCTTCCCTTCGAGACGATCACGGAGACGCTGAAAATAAAGGACAGGAGCGCCGCCGGCGGTTTCCGGGAGGAAACGGTCCTCGTCCGCCTCACGAAGCGGGGCCCCGTCGTGTCCGGTGTCCTGAAAGGCATCGCCAACGATCATGTCGTCAGCCTGCGCTGGTCGCCCTTCGAGACGATGGCGCCCTCCCTGGGTACCGAGCGCCTGCTGAAGGCCCGGAACGTCGAGGAGGTGCGGGAAAGCCTGCGCGGCCTGACGATCATCATGCTGAACTTCGTCTTTGCCGACGTGGACGGGAATTTCGGCTGGCAGACGACGGGCCGCCTGCCCATCCGGGCGCGGGGAGAGGGGGTTGTTCCCCATAAGGTTACGGACGACCGCGACGACTGGACCGGCTGGATCCCCTTCGACACGATGCCCCATTCCTACAATCCGCCGAGAGGCTGGGTGGGAACCTGCAATCATCACGCGGTTCCTTGCGATTATCCTCACTACTACACGTCTCACGTGTCGGCCTCCTACCGCTACCGGCGGCTGATCGAACTTTTGGACGCGCCGGGGAAGAAGACGGTGGAGGACCACTGGCGCTTCCAGCGGGACGCCATGAACCTGATGGCCCGGCGGATCGCGCCCGTCATGTCGGATGCCCTGCTTAAGCACGAGGACACGAAAACCCTGGGCCGCATCCTCAGCCACTGGGATTTTGTCGACGATCCGGACCAGGCGGCGCCGGCCGTTTTCCAGGCGGTGTATCGCCGGTTTTTCTTCGCCGTTTACCGGGACGAGCTGGGACCATCTCTCACGGAACTCCTGGCCGACAATCCCTACTTCTGGCAGGAATCCCTCCAGAAAATGGTCCTGGCCGGGGAATCGCCCTGGTTCGACGACGTCTCGACGCCCGCCGTCAGGGAAACGAGGGACGACCTCCTGCACCGCGCCGGGCTGGAGGCGATGCGGGAACTGGGTCCTATTTACGGCGGCGACCCGGAAGGGTGGCGGTGGGGCCGCATGCATCGCCTGACCCTGGTGTCTCCGATCCGCCGCGAGGGGTTTGCGGCGGCCCTTCTGGGCGGCGGGTCCCATGCCATGGGCGGCTCCCAGGAAACCCTCTACCGCGCCAGCTACGATTACAACCATCCCCATGACGTAACACTTTCCGCGTCCCTGCGCATGGTCATGGACCTGGGGGATCCCGACAAGGTCATGGCCGTTCTTCCCGGTGGCGTCTCCGGCCGCCTCTTCGACCCTCACAGCAAGGACCAGGTGGAACCCTTCATGAATGGGGAGGTGCGTTCCTGGTGGTTCAGCGACCGGAAAATCCGGGAAAACGCCCGGACGATCCTGCGTTTACTCCCGGGAAAACAGGAGTGAGGCCTCAAGACCCCTGACGGGCAACGGAAGTCAACCCGTGCCCTGGGAAGGCCTTCGGCCGGCGGGACGATTGGAAAGGAATCAGCGCGAAGCGCCGGAAAGGGGGGATCGTACGGCTTACCGTGTCGTCCGGTTCCGCTGGTGAAGCTGGATTTCCAGTTCCTTGAGGAGCTTCAGGTCTTTCCTCAGCTGTTCGTTTTCCTGCTGGAGCGTCCCCAGTTCCGTCTGGAGGCGCTCTTTGACCTGGTTCATTTCCTTGCGGAGCTGCTCGTTCTCCCGATGGAGGCGCTTGTTCTCCGCCACCGTCTCGGCGGCCGTCCGGGT
This genomic interval carries:
- the metG gene encoding methionine--tRNA ligase, with translation MEKAYYITTPIYYVNASPHIGHAYTTIVADVMARYYRNLGYRTFFLTGTDEHGDKIAEAAAKAGISPQEFTDRISAQFRDLWPELMVTNDYFIRTTDKNHVRTVQALLQKVYDQGDIYFGHYEGYYCVGCERFYTEKELVDGNCPDHQTPPLHRKESNYFFKMSAYQDWLIQYIQEHPDFIRPERYRNEVLAFLREPLEDLCISRPKTRLTWGIDLPFDDKYVTYVWFDALINYVTGVDYPDGENFRTFWPAAQHLIAKDILKPHGIYWPTMLKAMGIEPYRNLNVHGYWNVDQSKMSKSLGNVVKPLDLKDKYGLDAFRYFLLRDMVFGLDSSFSEEAFVQRANSDLANDLGNLVSRSVTMAIKYGAGKVPAPTAIVPEEDGILQETAARTLAEVGTCFGELALHKALIAIWELIGVTNKYIVEREPWNLAKDSNRKARLETILYNLLETLRIVAVLVMPFMPGSAEKILRQIGIVDPARQTMETIRTWGGLAPGLALTRGESLFPRITYSKEEQPVETKKAPLAPIKPEISYEDFEKVDLRAAKILEAEPVPKSSKLIKLKIDIGEERTIVAGIAKDYKAEELVGKTIVVVVNLKPTKLMGVESRGMLLATDSEEGLTLVSFDRSALTGGKVR
- a CDS encoding pyridoxamine 5'-phosphate oxidase family protein; amino-acid sequence: MLERMKELLKRKDLCVMATESEGLPHCSLMSYAVSDDGREVWMLTLMGTRKYRNLLANPNVSLLVDTREDARMPGRPRPVALTINGCFRSPDSPEREAGIRRRLVERHPVLEDLAKNPEARVLVVRIRSFQLLDGIAEAHFLEID
- the mutY gene encoding A/G-specific adenine glycosylase, producing MERPRPRRSAGPDERTPLIRRKLLRWYRKNRRALPWRETRDPYAVWVSEIMLQQTRVETVIPYYRRFMERFPDAASLADASPDEVLKVWENLGYYSRARNLHEAAKIVAARHGGLLPEPQEDLAGLPGIGEYTAGAIGSIAFGLPVPAVDGNVRRVLARVYAIGEPVATGTGKSRIRALAAGLVSPEDPGAFNQALMDLGSGICTPAFPRCPECPLADVCEAFRQGRQEALPVTSPKKTLPCESAVAAVLRDRDGRFLVVRRPPRGFLGGLWKFPGGFLRPGEDLREGLRRTVREETGIRVSILEELVSVNTVYSHFRLLLTAFHCRKRGGGSAPPEGPGRQWATFEEMNGLAFSKADRLLFPAVQVLRPSR
- the ybaK gene encoding Cys-tRNA(Pro) deacylase yields the protein MSKDKIPATPAVRFLRERGIDFKLRPYRYEEHGGTRVSARELGVSEHQIIKTLVMEDESGAPLIILMHGDRQVSTKAFARQLGVKSVSPCEPKTAERHTGYKVGGTSPFGTRKPLKIYLEESIAGLPRILINAGGRGILAEMSPADLIRVLNPVAVQVAIE
- the trxA gene encoding thioredoxin produces the protein MIVRCLHCGVKNRIPRVRLQDRPACGSCHAPLDEMIIRCLHCGAKNRMPENRIHDRPLCGVCKTPLIICHAPAYPVDVNDQNFSREVVGEACSVLVDCWAPWCGPCRTMEPVMEDLAVKYGGAVKIAKLNVDENPLTASQYTIRSIPTLLFFRGGVVVQRLVGAQSRESVEEQLLATIKTN
- a CDS encoding penicillin acylase family protein translates to MDIIMKRLKVLVLVVMAAPILTAMGCARLNSFQREGDIRADGLKAPVEVVRDEKGMAYLYAADDHDLLWAQGFVTAQDRLFQMELIRLLASGRISELAGPAGREADVRMRTIGFLRQGRKHAAILSGEAKRSMQAYLDGVNAFIARPPDWPLEFKLAGIRPTPWAIEDSLAIAYFMGWGSAANLKDEIIAQTLVEKLGPERARELFPLNINPDEARECPASDRIRQGSLPAKRHLDLASDRTLMALSADQTAGWRVGSNNWATGAALSPSGKPIVANDPHLDARLLPGPWYPCGLILPSSRAVIASIPGVPGLSIGRTDRIALGVTNSYSDAQDLYIETVDPGNPGRYLEGGKSLPFETITETLKIKDRSAAGGFREETVLVRLTKRGPVVSGVLKGIANDHVVSLRWSPFETMAPSLGTERLLKARNVEEVRESLRGLTIIMLNFVFADVDGNFGWQTTGRLPIRARGEGVVPHKVTDDRDDWTGWIPFDTMPHSYNPPRGWVGTCNHHAVPCDYPHYYTSHVSASYRYRRLIELLDAPGKKTVEDHWRFQRDAMNLMARRIAPVMSDALLKHEDTKTLGRILSHWDFVDDPDQAAPAVFQAVYRRFFFAVYRDELGPSLTELLADNPYFWQESLQKMVLAGESPWFDDVSTPAVRETRDDLLHRAGLEAMRELGPIYGGDPEGWRWGRMHRLTLVSPIRREGFAAALLGGGSHAMGGSQETLYRASYDYNHPHDVTLSASLRMVMDLGDPDKVMAVLPGGVSGRLFDPHSKDQVEPFMNGEVRSWWFSDRKIRENARTILRLLPGKQE